In a single window of the Anaerocolumna cellulosilytica genome:
- a CDS encoding cation:proton antiporter, whose product MEAINIFKDLAIIIISAKCFGILARKLKAPQVVGEIIAGLIIGPSILGIVNQSDFLIQMAEIGVILLMFMAGLETDLQDLIKTGPKALLIACMGVFIPLIGGYFLYSGFYGVSPIGSEDFYKAVFIGVILTATSVSITVQTLRELGKLKGTIGTTILSAAIIDDVIGIIVLTFVIGFKNPNVNPMSVIINTVLFFLFCGVVGFLLYLLFRELDKKYSRKRRIPIFGLVLCLSLAYIAEKYFGIADITGAYIAGIILCSIQDSTYIAEKMDVSSYMIFGPIFFASIGLKTSFEGISTELLFFSFGFVAVGLLTKIIGCGITSRLLKFNKLDSLRIGIGMMTRGEVALIVAQKGLSVGLLSPIYFTSVILLIIVSSIITPITMKLLYRRNSQATEV is encoded by the coding sequence ATGGAAGCAATAAATATATTTAAGGATTTAGCAATCATTATTATCTCAGCGAAATGCTTTGGGATTCTAGCTAGAAAATTAAAAGCTCCCCAAGTGGTCGGTGAAATTATTGCCGGGCTTATAATTGGCCCAAGTATCCTTGGGATTGTGAACCAAAGCGATTTTTTAATACAAATGGCTGAAATAGGTGTTATCCTATTAATGTTTATGGCCGGTCTTGAAACAGATTTACAAGACTTAATAAAAACTGGTCCAAAAGCTTTACTCATAGCCTGTATGGGTGTTTTCATCCCCCTTATCGGCGGCTATTTTTTATACAGCGGCTTTTACGGAGTCTCGCCTATTGGTTCAGAAGATTTTTATAAGGCCGTTTTTATAGGTGTTATTCTGACCGCTACTTCCGTTAGCATTACTGTTCAAACCTTAAGAGAGCTTGGCAAGTTAAAAGGTACAATAGGTACTACCATTCTAAGTGCAGCAATAATTGATGATGTAATTGGTATCATTGTACTTACCTTTGTTATCGGCTTTAAAAATCCAAATGTAAATCCTATGAGTGTTATAATCAACACCGTTTTGTTCTTCCTCTTCTGTGGTGTAGTCGGATTTTTACTCTATCTTCTGTTCAGAGAACTGGATAAAAAGTATTCCAGAAAACGAAGAATTCCAATCTTTGGACTGGTATTGTGTCTTTCCTTGGCGTATATTGCTGAGAAATATTTTGGAATCGCAGATATTACCGGTGCTTACATTGCCGGAATTATACTTTGCAGTATTCAGGACTCTACCTACATAGCTGAAAAAATGGATGTCAGTTCTTACATGATTTTCGGTCCCATATTTTTTGCTAGTATAGGCCTAAAAACTTCTTTTGAAGGAATTTCAACAGAGCTACTCTTCTTCTCCTTTGGATTTGTGGCAGTAGGATTGTTAACTAAGATTATTGGATGTGGTATTACCTCACGCTTATTAAAATTCAATAAGTTAGACTCCCTAAGAATTGGTATCGGGATGATGACCCGTGGAGAAGTTGCACTGATAGTTGCTCAAAAAGGCTTGTCCGTTGGACTTTTAAGCCCTATTTATTTCACTTCGGTTATACTTCTTATAATTGTTTCTTCAATCATTACCCCTATTACAATGAAATTATTATACCGACGAAATTCTCAGGCCACTGAAGTTTAA